From a region of the Corallococcus coralloides DSM 2259 genome:
- a CDS encoding helix-turn-helix domain-containing GNAT family N-acetyltransferase, with product MAIVQTIRKFNRTYTQRIGVLDESYLGTGRPLNVSRLLFEIGQSSGTTLRELRERLDLDSGYLTRLVSRLEREGLVQVTPDASDKRRRAVNLTEPGRAAVAELDDRSEKLASRLAEPLTPRQRQRLEEALATADLLVRASTVHLREVDPDDPAGHAALRRYYSELGQRFPTGFNPGTSAPEPGAHYVVATSDGESVAYGGIRPINAGGRKPAAEIKRMWVHPEWRGAGLGARMLRHLESLARSHGFTRIVLDTNSTLTEAIALYERAGYRRMERYNDNPYAELFFEKRLPART from the coding sequence ATGGCCATCGTCCAGACGATCCGGAAGTTCAACCGCACGTACACGCAGAGGATCGGCGTGCTCGACGAGTCGTATCTGGGGACTGGCCGCCCGTTGAACGTCTCGCGGCTCCTCTTCGAGATCGGGCAGTCGAGCGGCACCACCCTCCGGGAGTTGCGCGAGCGCCTCGATCTCGACTCCGGCTACCTCACCCGCCTCGTTTCCCGGCTCGAACGCGAAGGCCTGGTGCAAGTCACGCCCGATGCAAGCGACAAACGCCGGCGCGCCGTCAACCTCACGGAGCCCGGGCGTGCGGCGGTCGCCGAACTCGACGACCGCTCCGAGAAGCTCGCCTCCCGGCTGGCCGAACCGCTCACGCCGCGTCAGCGGCAGCGTCTGGAGGAGGCGCTGGCCACGGCCGATCTGCTGGTCCGCGCCTCCACCGTTCACCTGCGGGAGGTGGATCCGGACGACCCGGCTGGGCATGCCGCGCTACGGCGGTACTACTCCGAACTGGGGCAGCGCTTTCCCACCGGCTTCAACCCGGGCACTTCCGCGCCAGAGCCCGGCGCCCACTACGTCGTCGCCACCAGCGACGGAGAGTCGGTCGCGTATGGCGGCATCCGGCCCATCAACGCGGGGGGGCGGAAACCCGCCGCTGAAATCAAGCGCATGTGGGTCCACCCGGAGTGGCGGGGAGCCGGGCTCGGCGCTCGCATGCTGCGGCACCTGGAGTCGCTGGCCCGGTCGCACGGGTTCACGCGCATCGTGCTCGACACCAACAGCACCCTCACCGAAGCGATCGCCCTGTACGAGCGCGCGGGGTACCGGCGGATGGAGCGCTACAACGACAATCCCTACGCCGAGCTCTTCTTCGAGAAGCGGCTGCCGGCGCGAACCTGA